Proteins from a genomic interval of Bradyrhizobium sp. CCBAU 53340:
- a CDS encoding PAS domain S-box protein: MTSSDFQLRGVGDPRLSVHATSSLPAWLWSLDGSRVLWANAIGARFFGADNAAALADKTFGPADPHRRQVAQLGRQLSANGAIRLERLRGFGARLGTLMTCACARLVFADGGEGVLVTAMESCARTMPLVERLHRLVDGVTTPMAAFAPDGMFAGASEAARPLLGFRDLGEAGLEQARSEALRQGRVELPIGIGKMVLQRVGVGSDVGLVALIEPAVAEAVPAANEPAPQDQSSANEPVAGIDLFDAFAELDETPAETSTPEPAVSEAATEIVAIQDAVTDVAEPPAPETIADAADAAPETPVENPPAAIVPPQAAPITAAMVEPPSGHTEQPRQHPLRFLWQMDAEGRFVLGSDEFIRLMGAHTAAGFGRPWREIADEFALDPDGRVAQALASHDTWAGITVNWPADGGEHLPVELAGLPVYDGMRNFVGFKGFGVCRDLDGLNRLDALRRYELFAEPHTQSLSADVVEPDPEAEAKAEIETEAEAAPPPIEPPPEPEPPTATEPEPPALFIEANSHPTDPETPVETPPNVVPFRAPGDPRSQGDQRAPTLTPVENSAFNELARQLSERLEREREQIASVAAEPPADEIASEPQMPPAPLISEPLISELAAPPPAAEWLAEPAPPARGDSARDRTLLDLLPSGILIYRLDRLLYANPAFLARMGYADLAALEDAGGLDALYVEPGVSAASSMSQSGTPVTISAAIANGEQPLATTEAHLHTIDWNGESAHALICALPHAVPVVVAPVVAPPEAAETEVDEPIVFAPEPEAGDADAEDLAAILDTTAEGILMFDAEGNIHACNRSAEALFGYDGEALMQQNLLTLFAPESQQIVVDYLDSLKSQDIASLLDHGREVLGREKKGGVLPLAMIMGRTRPDGPNFFAVFRDLSRAKRGESELTQARRLVDGAANAKADMLARISHEIRTPLNAIIGFAEVMISERFGSLGNERYGEYMKDIRASGERVITIIDDLLELSRIETGKLDLNFANLNLNDLVEACVTVMQPQANRERIIIRTSLGHALPQVTADVRALRQVTMNLISNSIRLAGAGGQVIVSTALSDRSEICLRIRDTGHGLSEKEVAAAMEPFRTPPPGDASDGSALSLSLTKALVEANRAQFNIKSAGHSGTLIEVTFAPIAARA; encoded by the coding sequence ATGACGAGTTCGGATTTCCAGTTGCGAGGCGTCGGCGATCCCAGGCTGTCCGTGCATGCCACCTCGTCCCTGCCGGCGTGGCTCTGGTCGCTCGACGGCAGCCGCGTGCTGTGGGCCAATGCGATCGGCGCAAGGTTCTTCGGCGCGGACAACGCGGCGGCGCTGGCAGACAAGACATTCGGACCCGCCGATCCGCATCGCCGCCAGGTCGCGCAGCTCGGCCGGCAGCTGTCCGCAAACGGCGCTATCAGGCTCGAGCGGCTACGCGGCTTCGGCGCCCGGCTCGGCACACTGATGACCTGCGCCTGCGCGCGGCTGGTGTTTGCGGATGGCGGCGAAGGCGTGCTGGTCACGGCGATGGAGAGTTGCGCGCGCACCATGCCGCTGGTCGAGCGGCTGCATCGGCTGGTCGACGGCGTCACCACGCCGATGGCGGCGTTCGCACCGGACGGAATGTTCGCCGGCGCCAGCGAGGCCGCGCGCCCCCTGCTCGGCTTTCGCGATCTCGGCGAGGCCGGCCTCGAACAGGCGCGCAGCGAGGCGCTGAGACAAGGCCGCGTCGAGCTGCCGATCGGCATCGGCAAGATGGTGCTGCAACGGGTCGGCGTCGGCAGCGATGTCGGTCTGGTCGCGCTGATCGAGCCTGCAGTGGCGGAAGCTGTGCCTGCGGCGAACGAGCCCGCGCCGCAGGACCAATCTTCCGCGAACGAGCCTGTCGCGGGAATCGACCTGTTCGATGCCTTTGCCGAGCTCGACGAGACGCCAGCCGAGACGAGCACGCCGGAACCGGCTGTGAGCGAAGCCGCAACCGAGATCGTCGCGATCCAGGACGCTGTGACGGACGTGGCTGAGCCGCCTGCCCCGGAGACGATCGCGGATGCGGCGGACGCCGCGCCGGAAACACCTGTCGAAAACCCGCCTGCGGCCATCGTGCCGCCGCAAGCCGCGCCGATCACCGCAGCCATGGTCGAGCCGCCGTCCGGACACACGGAACAGCCGCGCCAGCATCCGCTACGCTTCCTCTGGCAGATGGATGCGGAAGGCCGCTTTGTGCTCGGCTCGGACGAGTTCATCCGCCTGATGGGCGCGCACACCGCGGCCGGCTTCGGCCGGCCCTGGCGCGAGATCGCCGACGAGTTTGCGCTCGACCCTGATGGCCGCGTCGCGCAGGCGCTCGCCAGCCACGACACCTGGGCCGGCATCACCGTGAACTGGCCGGCCGATGGCGGCGAGCATCTGCCGGTCGAGCTCGCCGGTCTTCCTGTTTACGACGGGATGCGCAATTTCGTCGGCTTCAAGGGCTTTGGCGTCTGCCGCGATCTCGACGGCCTCAACCGGCTCGATGCGCTGCGCCGCTATGAGCTGTTCGCCGAGCCGCACACGCAGAGCCTGTCGGCCGACGTGGTCGAGCCTGATCCCGAAGCGGAGGCCAAGGCTGAGATAGAGACGGAGGCAGAGGCTGCGCCTCCGCCGATCGAGCCGCCGCCGGAGCCTGAACCGCCCACTGCAACCGAACCCGAACCGCCCGCACTCTTCATCGAAGCGAATTCACACCCAACCGATCCGGAAACGCCAGTGGAAACGCCCCCGAATGTCGTGCCGTTCCGCGCACCCGGCGATCCCCGCTCACAGGGCGATCAGCGGGCGCCGACGCTGACGCCGGTCGAGAACAGCGCGTTCAACGAGCTCGCGCGGCAATTGTCCGAGCGGCTCGAACGCGAGCGCGAGCAGATCGCCTCCGTTGCGGCCGAGCCGCCCGCGGACGAGATCGCATCCGAACCGCAGATGCCGCCGGCGCCCTTGATTTCGGAGCCCCTGATCTCGGAGCTCGCAGCACCGCCCCCCGCGGCCGAATGGCTGGCCGAGCCGGCGCCGCCGGCGCGCGGCGACAGCGCGCGCGACCGCACGCTGCTCGACCTGCTGCCTTCGGGCATCCTGATCTACCGGCTCGACCGCCTGCTCTATGCCAACCCCGCCTTCCTCGCGCGCATGGGCTATGCCGACCTCGCCGCGCTGGAAGATGCCGGTGGCCTCGACGCGCTCTATGTCGAGCCGGGCGTCTCCGCCGCCTCGAGCATGTCGCAATCCGGCACGCCGGTGACGATCAGCGCCGCCATCGCCAATGGCGAGCAGCCCTTAGCGACGACGGAAGCGCATCTGCACACGATCGACTGGAACGGCGAGAGCGCGCATGCGCTGATCTGCGCGCTGCCGCATGCGGTGCCCGTCGTCGTTGCGCCCGTGGTCGCGCCGCCTGAAGCCGCCGAGACCGAAGTCGACGAGCCGATCGTCTTCGCGCCCGAGCCGGAAGCCGGCGATGCCGACGCGGAAGATCTCGCCGCCATCCTCGACACCACGGCCGAGGGCATCCTGATGTTCGATGCCGAGGGCAACATCCACGCCTGCAACCGCAGCGCGGAGGCGCTGTTCGGCTATGACGGCGAGGCGCTGATGCAGCAGAATCTGCTGACGCTGTTCGCGCCGGAGAGCCAGCAGATCGTCGTCGACTATCTCGACAGCCTGAAGAGCCAGGACATCGCGAGCCTGCTCGATCACGGCCGCGAGGTGCTGGGCCGCGAGAAGAAGGGCGGCGTGCTTCCGCTCGCCATGATCATGGGCCGCACGCGGCCTGACGGCCCGAACTTCTTCGCCGTGTTCCGCGATCTGTCGCGCGCAAAGAGGGGCGAGAGCGAGCTGACGCAGGCGCGACGCCTGGTCGACGGCGCAGCGAACGCCAAGGCCGACATGCTGGCGCGGATCAGCCACGAGATCCGCACGCCGCTCAATGCCATCATCGGCTTTGCCGAAGTGATGATCTCCGAGCGATTTGGTTCGCTGGGCAACGAGCGCTATGGCGAATACATGAAGGACATCCGCGCCTCCGGCGAGCGCGTCATCACCATCATCGACGATCTGCTCGAGCTGTCGCGGATCGAGACCGGCAAGCTCGACCTGAATTTCGCCAACCTCAACCTCAACGACCTGGTGGAAGCCTGCGTCACCGTGATGCAGCCGCAGGCCAATCGCGAGCGCATCATCATCCGCACCTCGCTCGGGCATGCGCTGCCGCAGGTGACGGCGGATGTGCGCGCGCTGCGCCAGGTCACCATGAATTTGATCTCGAACTCGATCCGGCTTGCGGGCGCCGGCGGCCAGGTCATCGTCTCGACCGCGCTGTCCGATCGCAGCGAGATATGCTTGCGCATCCGCGACACCGGCCACGGCCTCAGCGAAAAGGAAGTCGCCGCCGCGATGGAGCCGTTCCGCACGCCGCCGCCCGGCGATGCCTCCGACGGTTCGGCCCTGAGCCTGTCGTTGACCAAGGCGCTGGTCGAAGCCAACCGCGCCCAGTTCAACATCAAGAGCGCAGGCCATTCGGGGACGCTGATCGAAGTGACCTTCGCGCCGATCGCGGCGCGCGCCTAA
- a CDS encoding methyl-accepting chemotaxis protein: MRNLSLRLTHKITAIGIIGVIGVVLIGGIHLYGERAMGLSREAAENARTIFELNSRVAVELLEARRAEKDFLLRNDPARAQRQVEISRQVALDIETLRGRIAALGKPELAQKIDAMNASLKTYQAHFAAMVEEKQGLGLDENSGLEGRLRGSVHEIESKVDQLHNAPLKVIMLMMRRHEKDFMLRRDAKYGGEMKKRAAEFLAGIDADTIPDTAKAELRQKLSDYQRDFSAWMDTALRLATDLKAMSEAFATVEPVIEEVSKSVDTIRADADRRNEAERDAIQFWIAVAIALIAAGVLGLGVFIGRSVSKPLAAMRAAMIELARGNFAIVLPGLGRPDEIGEIALAVETFKINAEQKARAEADEKIRQDKLAAERRRADMIRMADDFEGAIGEIVETVSSAATELEASATSLTSTAGRSTELATLVEAASEEAATNVQSVASAAEELTASVTEISRQVQASARIAGEAVSQAGHTNDRVGELSKAAARIGDVIELINAIAGQTNLLALNATIEAARAGEAGRGFAVVASEVKALAEQTAKATGEIGQQIASIQGATNESVGAIRTIGGTIERLSEISSTIAAAVEQQGAATSEISRNVQSAAAGTTQVSANISNVRQGAVETGSASTQVLSAARSLSGDSDRLKFEVGKFLDSVRAA; encoded by the coding sequence ATGCGGAATCTCTCTCTTCGCCTTACCCACAAGATCACTGCGATCGGCATCATCGGCGTCATCGGCGTCGTCCTGATCGGCGGCATTCATCTCTATGGCGAGCGCGCGATGGGCCTGTCGCGCGAGGCCGCCGAGAACGCGCGCACGATCTTCGAGCTGAACAGCAGGGTCGCGGTCGAGCTGCTGGAGGCGCGCCGCGCCGAGAAGGATTTCCTGCTGCGCAACGACCCCGCTCGCGCACAGCGCCAGGTCGAGATCTCGCGGCAGGTCGCGCTGGACATTGAGACACTGCGCGGCAGGATCGCGGCGCTCGGCAAGCCCGAGCTGGCGCAGAAGATCGACGCCATGAATGCGTCGCTGAAGACCTATCAGGCGCATTTCGCGGCTATGGTCGAGGAGAAGCAGGGTCTCGGGCTTGACGAGAATTCGGGCCTCGAAGGCCGCCTGCGCGGCTCCGTCCACGAGATCGAGAGCAAGGTCGACCAGCTGCATAATGCCCCGCTCAAGGTGATCATGCTGATGATGCGCCGGCACGAGAAGGACTTCATGCTGCGTCGTGACGCCAAATATGGCGGCGAGATGAAGAAGCGCGCCGCGGAATTCCTGGCCGGCATCGACGCGGACACCATTCCCGATACGGCCAAGGCCGAGCTGCGGCAGAAGCTTTCCGACTATCAACGCGACTTCTCCGCCTGGATGGACACCGCCTTGAGGCTCGCGACGGATTTGAAGGCGATGTCGGAAGCGTTCGCAACGGTCGAGCCCGTCATCGAAGAGGTCTCCAAATCGGTCGATACCATCCGCGCCGACGCTGACCGGCGGAACGAGGCCGAGCGCGACGCCATCCAGTTCTGGATTGCCGTTGCGATCGCGCTGATCGCTGCGGGCGTGCTCGGCCTCGGCGTCTTCATCGGACGCTCGGTCTCGAAGCCGCTTGCTGCGATGCGAGCGGCGATGATCGAGCTCGCCAGGGGGAATTTCGCCATCGTGCTGCCCGGCCTCGGGCGTCCCGACGAGATCGGCGAGATCGCGTTAGCCGTCGAGACGTTCAAGATCAATGCCGAGCAGAAGGCGCGCGCGGAGGCGGACGAGAAGATCCGGCAGGACAAGCTCGCCGCCGAACGCCGCCGCGCCGACATGATCAGGATGGCCGACGATTTCGAGGGCGCGATCGGCGAGATCGTCGAGACGGTGTCGTCGGCTGCGACCGAGCTCGAGGCGTCGGCGACGTCGCTGACGTCGACTGCGGGGCGCTCGACCGAGCTTGCCACGCTGGTCGAAGCCGCTTCGGAAGAAGCTGCGACCAACGTGCAATCGGTGGCATCAGCCGCGGAAGAGCTGACCGCCTCCGTCACCGAGATCAGCCGCCAGGTGCAGGCTTCGGCGCGCATCGCCGGCGAGGCCGTCAGTCAGGCCGGACACACCAATGATCGCGTCGGCGAATTGTCGAAGGCCGCCGCGCGGATCGGCGACGTGATCGAGCTCATCAACGCGATCGCAGGCCAGACCAACCTTCTGGCGCTCAACGCCACCATCGAGGCGGCGCGCGCCGGCGAAGCCGGCCGCGGCTTTGCGGTCGTCGCCTCCGAGGTGAAGGCGCTGGCCGAGCAGACCGCGAAGGCGACCGGCGAAATCGGTCAGCAGATCGCGAGCATCCAGGGCGCGACCAACGAGTCGGTCGGTGCGATCAGGACCATCGGCGGCACCATCGAGCGTCTGTCCGAGATCTCGTCCACCATCGCGGCCGCCGTCGAACAGCAGGGCGCGGCGACCAGCGAGATATCGCGCAACGTCCAGAGTGCGGCGGCAGGCACCACGCAGGTCAGCGCCAACATCAGCAATGTCAGGCAGGGCGCGGTCGAGACCGGCTCGGCCTCGACCCAGGTGCTGTCCGCGGCCCGATCCCTGTCGGGCGACAGCGATCGCCTCAAGTTCGAGGTCGGCAAGTTCCTCGATAGCGTGCGCGCGGCTTAG
- a CDS encoding FAD-dependent monooxygenase, with product MQTRSTDIYDVIIAGAGPVGLFLACELRLAGRSVLLLEQAQDPHSALKQLPFGLRGLSIPTTEAFHRRGLLGEIATAQRVKSGAIKRAAHWMQQTRRPAGHFAGIQFFEDDVDTAKWSWRLPTPADASVAVDMDTLETVLAAHACRLGVDIRRGFGVTAIAASDNDVAVQAAGETFRGRWLVGCDGGRSTVRKSCGFDFAGTDPEFTGYSIDVELADPDKLSPGRNYTPTGMYTYAEPGTIAMVDFDGGAFHRTTPITIEHVQGVLRRVSCTDVTITALRLAATWTDRARQVTAYRKGRVLLAGDAAHTHSPLGGQGLNLGLGDAMNLGWKLAATVRGHEPPNLLDSYSQERHPVGARILDWSRAQVAIMRPSPGTRALQSIVRDLIATRDGATYFAERVRGVSLRYDLGGSHPLVGRTVPDFELPDGTTVGEHLRQAKGILLDFDARPSLQALASCWGDRLTYIAGAPRDRLGLGAVLVRPDGFVAWTSDGAPDEGEAAQAASRWFGEPTTRGCP from the coding sequence ATGCAAACCCGATCCACTGATATCTATGACGTCATCATCGCCGGTGCCGGACCCGTCGGCCTGTTTCTCGCTTGTGAGTTGCGGCTCGCAGGTCGCTCGGTGCTCTTGCTGGAGCAAGCGCAAGATCCGCATTCGGCGCTGAAGCAGCTCCCGTTCGGCCTGCGTGGCCTGTCGATCCCGACGACCGAGGCCTTTCACCGGCGCGGCCTGCTGGGGGAGATCGCGACCGCGCAGCGCGTGAAGTCAGGTGCCATCAAACGTGCTGCGCACTGGATGCAGCAGACGCGGCGGCCCGCCGGTCATTTCGCCGGCATCCAGTTCTTTGAGGACGACGTCGATACCGCGAAATGGTCCTGGCGCCTGCCGACGCCGGCCGATGCCAGCGTCGCCGTCGACATGGATACGCTTGAAACCGTGCTGGCGGCGCACGCATGCCGCTTGGGCGTCGACATCAGGCGCGGCTTTGGCGTCACCGCCATTGCCGCCTCGGACAACGACGTCGCCGTGCAGGCGGCCGGCGAGACGTTTCGTGGACGCTGGCTGGTCGGCTGCGACGGCGGCCGCAGCACCGTGCGCAAGTCGTGCGGCTTTGATTTCGCGGGCACCGATCCCGAATTCACCGGCTATTCCATCGACGTCGAGCTCGCCGATCCGGACAAACTCAGCCCCGGTCGCAACTACACGCCGACGGGCATGTACACTTATGCCGAGCCAGGCACGATCGCGATGGTCGATTTCGACGGCGGCGCGTTCCACCGCACCACGCCGATCACCATCGAGCATGTGCAGGGCGTCCTGCGCCGCGTCTCCTGCACGGACGTCACGATCACAGCGCTCCGCCTTGCCGCCACCTGGACGGATCGAGCCCGTCAGGTCACGGCCTATCGCAAAGGCCGCGTGCTGCTCGCGGGCGATGCTGCGCACACCCATTCGCCGCTCGGCGGCCAGGGCCTCAACCTCGGCCTCGGCGATGCAATGAACCTCGGCTGGAAGCTGGCCGCGACGGTCCGTGGTCATGAGCCGCCAAATCTCCTCGACAGCTATTCGCAGGAGCGGCATCCCGTTGGCGCACGGATCCTCGACTGGTCGCGCGCGCAGGTCGCGATCATGCGGCCGTCGCCGGGCACCCGAGCGCTCCAGTCCATCGTCCGCGATCTCATCGCGACCCGCGACGGCGCGACCTATTTCGCGGAACGCGTGCGCGGCGTTTCGCTGCGCTACGACCTCGGCGGCAGCCATCCGCTGGTCGGCCGCACAGTTCCCGATTTCGAACTCCCTGACGGTACGACGGTTGGAGAACATCTCAGGCAAGCGAAAGGCATCTTGCTGGACTTCGACGCGCGCCCATCGCTCCAAGCGCTCGCGAGCTGCTGGGGTGATCGGCTCACATATATTGCAGGCGCGCCGCGGGATCGGCTGGGCCTCGGCGCGGTGCTGGTGCGTCCCGATGGCTTTGTTGCCTGGACCAGCGACGGTGCGCCCGATGAGGGCGAAGCCGCCCAAGCCGCGTCGCGCTGGTTCGGCGAACCCACGACGCGCGGATGTCCCTGA